The following are from one region of the Syngnathus acus chromosome 19, fSynAcu1.2, whole genome shotgun sequence genome:
- the heatr1 gene encoding HEAT repeat-containing protein 1 isoform X2, whose translation MREKELTFRNSHVCWEENKKTGFEPIMTSLSYQLKRLALPQNDPNLLSRKEVTSLLFDPKEAATLDRSTFYALGCTGLEELLGIEPALREFQDSLFSRASVTLERSVQSKDVNKKLDADIALFLTRISPYFLLKPAHKCIEWLVHRFHVHLYNVESLLACALPYHHSNTFVRVVQLLKIQDATHRWNWLQALQKPGVPLAKGTLVTHCYSDLGFMDFVCNMVTTSIEAFSGHSKSFSQLRVVFSFYASTIVSALDAVDKVSDTIISKLLPYVQKGLTSEVADYKAATYMIVCQMAVKVVMEASLINTLAVRIAKSLLKEPVLAKEGLGCLIVLLQSQKEGAAGSRFCHHVCSMPALASTLQLLATTHDVSPLLRYLLPHLVHALFGSSDDAHVLESLLDSVPLTKGLDGDVARLLLDDYLSQTELAADNVDTLNRRLQPLVRLFESKYLAALDGVLSRHAANISDEEQKRLFHHFLSLSISRGKFQIMGDSDTSLLLSLKHPQASLRVSALEHLRSLAASGQLQTLDQDFLKDALMERLKDDVLEVVSAALQTLEMLFDVLDTESTVSNLLSLLQRIDQPEADSWLPVLTEAVRLLTDSRLGKGSTEEVETIVWGLLPFLVVTSCRPDSAQLRLARCVACCAAVASHPLTASWAEELQQVIKQSSELDLVGSANQRLVSRLNENLANMDHLAKRHALEKFGVLGEQLRGRGVRGHTFFAVMTETLLLGLAQLSETEHLLTAQRLLAVLEPPLLEVTKADGAQEVPPSASFGEALSLYLSKCEQQPGGRHQREASQVMIWLLRDFISSLKCFDGAFKAAVWWNPEKLDANTCCYLGLISRLFALVIGGADEGPAAGSFRELAKLLVKVHLCDAAALFKFLCLLWGYGDNRGDQLGVRVDAVLHARSLYVGAALLSAQPAATLTELAGANSPMVPALLCCLTSPVREIRRASISALQSLSGADAAPFQPIIKKLLSTCEEIVADPSYLSTVLGHLHETCESAKKTSSLQASINQLLLSVQSPCCPSYTATCLLRALRHVNGQTVLCALLPVLDRLLRNDPDMPALLPDEARLLQVVLGKYNEAAAPLLAADHNCLDLLLKAMTTATAPLSGIPSCQIIALQQITKPFFAALGDQKVQQNLLTALFDLLPESRNPILADAVGSTFKAIAVDAELVANELAPPEKAKVTVTLQRTRRSRILQRKSDESGDAPPEGGAVSWHRVTLILELLQHKKKLKRAQMLVPVLFSLLARSLEASAPEQPNIEYTRQLLLGCLLNVCNKMAPDGQPSGPDVLEEDKFSVELVVQCIRATDVPQTHHHALLLLGVVANIFPEKVLHNIMPIFTFMGANIMRLDDAYSFRVIDKTVKMVIPALIQAGGQSHGSVDAVVTKIVHVFADALPHVPEHRRLHILAQLVGTLGPARFLWVLMLLLFKLHTTQASSLESEKEAALERDVDFWISVCCQFEVSEQLTSLINILKFLIQLPDDKEDVGAAVANRAGARRGDGKKKKKGEEEKVEELIFSVEAHSGKELRHFKFLSVSFMAQLLGSTAFIGKVADTQDVVDENGAKFLQELQQQLLEDNLRYIQCVTRCVEENADRPMAKFWRVLLNKSYDVLDKLNALLPTDTFITVMRGLMANRLPSVRRKAMELLNNKLQHKTQWAEQQVGVLLQLIGDLLDIVGTPHGSAAEKAASELAVNRQTALYSLKLLCRLLGATHQEAFVPVLLRMVDLVASPHQEKNVTASALLCAAEVVGALKALAIPQLPRLMPAVLHVLTDGKDVLSNEIYLLSAVTALQRVAETLAHFISPYLQDTTLQVCRLTCLLEKSSSSSSATNQLCARLASLRSSLATKLPPRVLLPVLTKCYHIMVVDKKDELGALMSILKEHLGHMEREPLSFHQSELTDFFLAALDFRAQFCEGDLARTALIEGSVMDCLLVMVMKLSEVTFRPLFFKLFDWSKSGSKDRLLTFFRLSDCIAERLKGLFALFAGNLVKPFADLLQQTNISKTDESLFDSERGAEKSNQLLCCVLDCLYKIFLHDTQRFLSKERAEALLVPLVDQLENTLGGDEEYQQRVTKHLVPCVGQFAVSLANDAQWKSLNYNILLKSRHADAKVRFSSLLMLMELAAKLKENYMALLPETIPFLAELMEDECEEVEHQVQKVVREMEDILGEPLQSYF comes from the exons ATGAGGGAGAAAGAATTGACCTTTCGCAATTCGCACGTGTGTTGggaggaaaacaagaaaacag GTTTCGAACCCATCATGACGTCATTATCCTACCAGCTGAAGCGGCTGGCGCTTCCTCAGAATGATCCAAATTTACTGTCTCGCAAAGAGGTCACCTCGCTTCTCTTTGACCCCAAAGAGGCGGCTACCCTCGATAGAAGCACCTTCTATGCTCTTG GCTGCACGGGCCTGGAGGAGCTGCTGGGGATCGAACCGGCCCTCCGGGAGTTCCAGGACTCTCTGTTCAGCCGTGCATCGGTGACGCTGGAGCGCAGTGTTCAGTCCAAAGATGTCAACAAGAAGCTGGATGCAGACATCGCTCTGTTCCTCACCCGCATCTCCCCGTACTTCCTCCTCAAGCCGGCGCACAAGTGCATCGAGTGGCTGGTTCACCG CTTCCACGTTCATCTGTACAACGTCGAGAGCCTGCTGGCTTGCGCGCTGCCTTACCACCACAGTAACACGTTTGTCCGAGTGGTGCAGCTCCTCAAGATCCAGGACGCCACGCACCGCTGGAATTGGCTGCAGGCTCTGCAG AAACCAGGCGTGCCGCTGGCCAAAGGGACTCTGGTCACCCACTGCTACTCGGACTTGGGCTTTATGGACTTTGTCTGCAACATGGTCACGACATCAATTGAG GCTTTTTCCGGACATTCCAAGAGTTTCTCCCAGCTGCGAGTGGTCTTCTCTTTCTACGCCTCCACCATCGTTTCGGCTTTGGATGCCGTGGACAAAGTTTCAGACAccatcatttcaaaacttctGCCATACGTGCAGAAG GGCCTGACGTCGGAAGTGGCCGACTACAAGGCGGCCACCTACATGATCGTGTGCCAGATGGCGGTCAAGGTGGTGATGGAGGCGAGTCTGATCAACACGCTGGCCGTGCGCATCGCCAAGTCTCTGCTCAAAGAGCCCGTGCTGGCCAAAGAGGGGCTGGGCTGCCTCATCGTGCTCCTGCAGAGCCAGAAGGAGGGCGCAGCCGGGTCCAG ATTCTGCCACCACGTGTGTTCCATGCCTGCGCTAGCATCCACGCTTCAGCTCCTGGCCACCACCCACGACGTGAGCCCTCTACTACGCTACCTGCTGCCTCACCTGGTCCACGCCCTCTTTGGCAGCTCAG ACGACGCGCACGTGCTGGAGTCGCTCTTGGACTCGGTCCCCCTGACCAAAGGCTTGGACGGCGATGTGGctcg CTTGCTGCTAGACGATTACCTGAGTCAGACGGAGCTCGCCGCGGACAACGTGGACACCCTCAACCGGCGTCTGCAGCCGCTGGTGCGACTCTTTGAGTCCAA GTATTTGGCGGCTCTGGACGGGGTCCTCTCGCGTCACGCCGCCAACATCAGCGACGAGGAGCAGAAACGCCTCTTCCACCATTTCCTCTCTCTGTCCATAAGCAGGGGGAAATTCCAG ATCATGGGCGACTCGGATACGTCGCTGCTGCTCAGCCTGAAGCACCCGCAGGCGTCGCTCCGAGTCTCGGCTCTGGAGCACCTGAGGAGCCTGGCGGCGTCGGGACAG CTTCAGACTTTGGACCAGGACTTCCTTAAAGACGCTCTGATGGAGCGCTTGAAGGACGACGTGCTGGAAGTCGTCAGTGCGGCTCTTCAAACCTTGGAG atGCTGTTTGACGTTCTGGACACTGAGAGCACGGTGTCCAATTTGCTGTCTCTGCTGCAGAGAATCGATCAACCCGAGGCCGACAGCTG GCTGCCAGTTTTAACCGAAGCGGTGCGTTTATTGACCGATTCCCGGCTGGGGAAGGGGAGCACCGAGGAGGTGGAGACCATCGTCTGGGGGCTGCTGCCCTTCCTAGTGGTCACCAGCTGTCGTCCGGACTCAGCCCAGCTCCGCCTCGCGCGCTGCGTCGCCTGCTGTGCCGCCGTCGCCAGCCATCCGCTCACCGCGAGCTGGGCGGAAG AACTTCAGCAAGTGATAAAGCAGAGCTCCGAACTGGACCTCGTCGGTTCGGCCAACCAGCGTCTGGTCTCCAGGCTGAATGAGAACCTGGCCAACATGGATCACCTGGCCAAACGTCATGCT CTGGAGAAATTTGGTGTGTTAGGGGAGCAGCTGCGCGGGCGCGGTGTAAGAGGCCACACCTTCTTTGCGGTGATGACGGAGACTCTTCTGCTGGGCTTGGCGCAACTGAGCGAGACGGAGCACCTGCTCACTGCCCAGCGGCTCTTAGCTGTTCTGGAGCCTCCGCTGCTGGAAGTCACCAAGGCCGATGGCGCCCAG GAAGTCCCGCCTTCTGCATCCTTCGGCGAGGCGCTGTCCTTGTACCTGAGCAAATGCGAGCAGCAGCCCGGCGGGCGACACCAGCGAGAGGCCAGCCAAGTGATGATTTGGCTCCTCCGAGACTTCATCTCTTCTCTCAAGTGTTTCGACGGCGCTTTTAAAG cTGCCGTGTGGTGGAACCCGGAGAAGCTGGACGCTAACACCTGCTGCTACTTGGGGCTCATCTCGCGCCTCTTCGCCCTCGTCATTGGCGGCGCCGATGAGGGGCCGGCGGCCGGCAGTTTTCGAGAGCTGGCCAAGCTTCTTGTCAAG GTGCACCTGTGCGATGCGGCCGCGCTCTTCAAGTTCCTCTGCCTGCTGTGGGGATACGGTGACAACCGCGGCGACCAGCTGGGCGTCCGGGTGGACGCCGTCCTGCACGCTCGGTCGCTCTACGTGGGCGCCGCTTTACTGAGCGCCCAACCTGCCGCCACGCTGACTGAGCTAGCTGGAGCCAACTCGCCCA TGGTCCCGGCCTTGCTGTGCTGTCTGACCTCTCCCGTCCGAGAGATCCGAAGAGCGTCCATCAGCGCTCTGCAGAGCCTGTCTGGGGCAGACGCTGCTCCCTTCCAGCCAATCATAAAAAAGCTTCTGTCTACCTGTGAGGAAATTGTCGCCGACCCGTCATACTTGAGCACG GTTCTGGGCCATTTACACGAGACCTGCGAGTCGGCTAAAAAGACGTCGTCGCTGCAGGCTTCCATAAATCAACTGCTACTGAGCGTCCAGTCGCCGTGCTGCCCGTCCTATACCGCCACCTGCCTCCTGAGAGCGCTGAGGCACGTCAACGGACAG ACCGTCCTGTGCGCTCTGCTGCCCGTGCTGGATCGGCTGCTCCGCAACGACCCCGACATGCCCGCTTTGCTGCCGGACGAGGCCCGGCTCTTGCAAGTGGTCCTGGGCAAGTACAACGAGGCGGCGGCCCCTTTGCTGGCCGCCGACCACAACTGTCTGGACCTGCTGCTCAAGGCCATGACGACTGCCACCGCTCCGTTGTCGGGCATCCCCAGCTGCCAGATCATCGCTTTGCAGCAG ATCACAAAGCCGTTCTTCGCCGCCCTGGGAGATCAAAAGGTCCAACAGAACCTTCTGACGGCCTTGTTCGACCTATTGCCGGAAAGCAGGAATCCGATACTTGCCGACGCTGTCGGCAGCACCTTTAAAGCG ATTGCAGTGGATGCTGAGCTGGTGGCTAACGAGTTGGCACCGCCAGAAAAAGCCAAGGTCACCGTGACGCTTCAGCGAACCCGCAGGAGCCGAATTTTGCAGAG GAAAAGCGATGAGAGTGGCGATGCACCGCCAGAGGGGGGCGCCGTTTCTTGGCACAGAGTCACTCTGATCCTGGAGCTGCTGCAGCACAAGAAGAAGTTGAAGCGAGCCCAGATGTTGGTGCCGGTTCTGTTCTCGCTGCTGGCCAG GAGCCTGGAGGCGTCGGCCCCGGAGCAGCCCAACATAGAGTACACCAGGCAGCTTCTGCTCGGCTGCCTGCTCAACGTCTGCAACAAAATGGCGCCGGACGGGCAACCTAGTGGACCAG ATGTCCTGGAAGAAGACAAATTCAGCGTGGAGCTGGTGGTCCAGTGCATTCGCGCGACGGACGTACCGCAGACTCACCATCAcgctctgctgctgctgggcgTCGTCGCTAACATCTTCCCC GAGAAAGTTCTGCACAACATCATGCCCATCTTCACCTTCATGGGCGCCAACAtcatgcgcctggatgacgcctaCAGCTTCCGAGTCATCGACAAGACGGTCAAGATGGTCATCCCAGCTCTGATCCAG GCCGGCGGTCAGTCGCACGGCAGCGTGGACGCGGTGGTGACGAAGATCGTGCACGTCTTTGCCGACGCGCTGCCTCACGTGCCCGAACACCGGCGGCTGCACATCCTCGCTCAGCTGGTCGGCACGCTGGGCCCGGCCCGCTTCCTCTGGGTCCTGATGCTCCTCTTGTTCAAGCTTCACACCACACAGGCGTCTAGCTTAGAAAGCGAGAAG GAAGCGGCTCTGGAGCGAGACGTGGACTTCTGGATCTCGGTGTGTTGCCAGTTTGAGGTCTCAGAGCAGCTCACCTCTCTCATCAACATCCTGAAATTCCTCATCCAGCTGCCCGACGACAAAGAGGACG TGGGTGCGGCGGTGGCTAACCGCGCTGGCGCCCGGCGAGGAGAtggtaagaaaaagaaaaaaggggaaGAGGAGAAGGTGGAAGAGCTGATCTTCAGCGTGGAGGCCCACAGCGGCAAAGAGTTGAGACACTTCAAGTTCCTCTCCGTCTCCTTCATGGCTCAGCTGCTCGGCTCGACCGCATTCATCGGGAAG GTAGCGGACACTCAGGACGTTGTCGACGAGAATGGCGCAAAATTTCTCCAGGAGTTGCAGCAGCA GCTGTTGGAGGACAACCTGCGTTACATTCAGTGCGTCACTCGCTGTGTGGAGGAGAATGCCGACAGGCCCATGGCAAAGTTTTGGAGAGTTCTTCTCAACAAATCCTACGACGTTCTGGATAAG TTGAACGCTTTGTTGCCCACGGACACTTTCATCACAGTGATGAGGGGGCTGATGGCAAACCGGCTGCCGTCGGTGAGGAGGAAAGCCATGGAGCTGCTCAACAACAAGCTTCAGCACAAGACGCAGTGGGCGGAGCAACAG GTCGGCGTTCTCTTACAGCTCATCGGCGACCTCCTGGACATCGTGGGCACGCCACACGGAAGCGCGGCGGAGAAAGCGGCATCCGAGCTGGCCGTCAACAGGCAGACGGCGCTCTACAGCCTCAAGCTGCTCTGCCGCCTCTTGGGCGCAACTCATCAGGAAGCCTTCGTCCCCGTCCTCCTGCGCATGGTGGACCTGGTCGCGTCGCCGCACCAAGAGAAGAACGTGACGGCCAGCGCCCTACTGTGCGCGGCCGAGGTGGTGGGCGCCCTCAAAGCCCTCGCCATCCCGCAGCTGCCGAG GTTGATGCCAGCCGTGCTGCACGTGCTCACCGATGGGAAGGATGTGCTGAGCAATGAGATTTACTTGCTGAGCGCCGTCACCGCCCTGCAGCGTGTGGCTGAGACGCTGGCGCACTTCATCAGCCCCTACTTGCAGGACACCACCTTGCAG GTGTGTCGGCTGACGTGCCTCCTCGAGAAGTCTTCGTCGTCTTCCTCCGCAACCAATCAGCTGTGTGCGCGTCTGGCCTCGCTCAGGAGCTCCCTGGCCACCAAGCTCCCCCCCAGGGTCCTCCTGCCCGTCTTGACCAAGTGCTACCACATCATGGTGGTGGACAAAAAG GACGAGCTGGGGGCATTGATGAGCATCCTCAAAGAACATCTCGGCCACATGGAGCGCGAGCCGCTCAGCTTCCACCAGTCTGAGCTCACCGACTTCTTCCTCGCAGCACTGGACTTCAGAGCCCAATTCTGCGAG GGCGACCTGGCGAGGACGGCTCTGATCGAGGGCAGCGTGATGGATTGTCTGCTGGTCATGGTGATGAAACTATCGGAAGTCACATTCAGGCCGCTCTTCTTCAAG CTGTTCGACTGGAGTAAATCGGGCAGCAAAGATCGCCTGCTGACCTTCTTCCGACTGTCCGACTGCATCGCCGAGCGCCTTAAAGGTCTCTTTGCCCTCTTTGCGGGAAATCTGGTCAAGCCCTTTGCAGACCTCCTTCAGCAGACCAACATCTCCAAGACGG ACGAGTCGCTCTTCGATTCCGAGCGCGGTGCCGAGAAGAGCAACCAGCTGCTTTGCTGCGTCCTGGACTGCCTGTACAAAATCTTCTTGCACGACACGCAGCGCTTCCTCAGCAAGGAGCGAGCTGAAGCACTCCTGGTGCCCCTCGTCGACCAG CTGGAGAACACGCTAGGTGGCGATGAAGAGTACCAGCAGAGGGTGACCAAACATCTTGTCCCGTGCGTGGGTCAGTTTGCCGTGTCGCTGGCGAATGACGCCCAGTGGAAAAGCCTCAACTATAACATCCTGCTCAAGAGCAGACACGCCGACGCCAAG GTACGCTTCTCCTCGCTGCTGATGCTGATGGAGCTGGCGGCCAAGTTGAAGGAGAACTACATGGCGCTGCTTCCGGAGACCATACCCTTCCTGGCAGAACTCATGGAGG ACGAGtgtgaggaggtggagcaTCAGGTTCAGAAGGTGGTTCGGGAGATGGAGGACATCCTGGGAGAACCGCTGCAGAGCTATTTCTAA